The segment ACAGGACCCTGAACGCTTCCGCGCGGCGCTGGCGCGCCGCGGCGCCGCCACCGACTTCGACGAGCTCCTGGCCGCCGACCGCGTCTGGCGCGAGGCGACCGAACGCACGGAGGGTCTGCGCGCCGAGCAGAAGCGATCGTCCAAGGGCGCCCCCGACGAGGAGACGATCGCCCGGCTGCGCACGCTGAAGGCGGAGATCGCCGAGTCCGAGCAGTCCCTGGCCCAGGCCGACGAACGGCGCCAGGAACTGCTCGGACGGATCCCCAACCTCCCCGACCCCACCGCGGCGGAGGGGTCGTTGGAGGAGGACGCCGAGATTCTGCGCACGTGGGGTGAGCCGCCGTCGTTCGCCTTCGAGCCGCGGGACCACCTGCAACTGGGGTCCTCCGCCGGCTGGGTCGACATGCAGCGCGGCGCCCGGCTCTCCGGCTCACGCTTCGCCTACCGCTTCGGCGACGTCGCCCAGACGGAGATGGCGCTGTACCGCTTCGTGCTGGACCACGTCGCGGCCAAGGGCTTCATGCCGGTGCTCGCCCCGGTCCTGGTGAACGAGCGGGCCATGTACTCCACCGGTTTCCTGCCGACGGAGGAGTCCAACCTCTACCAGGTGGAGCGGGACGACCTCTATCTCACCGGGACCTCCGAGGTGGCCCTCGCCGGTATCCACATGGACGAGCGGCTCTCGGGGGACGAGCTCCCATTGCGCTACGTCGCCTACTCGACCAACTTCCGGCGGGAGGCGGGCGCCGCGGGCAAGGACACTCGGGGCATGTTCCGCGTGCACCAGTTCGACAAGGTCGAGATGTACGTGTACTGCCTGCCGGAGCACTCCAAGGACATCCACGAGGAGCTGCTGGCGAACGAGGAGGAGATCGCCCAGGCGATCGGTGTCCCCTACCGGGTCATGAACATCGCCGTCGGCGACCTCGGCGCGCCCGCCGCCAAGAAGTACGACATCGAGGCGTGGTTCCCGACGCAGCGGCGCTACCGGGAGATCACCTCCTGTTCCAACACCACCGACTACCAGGCTCGCCGGCTCAACACCCGGTTCAAGCGGGACGAGGACGGACCGACGGAGTTCCTCCACACCCTGAACGGCACCGGCACCACCGCGCGAACCCTGCTGTCGTTGATGGAGAACTTCCAGGACGAGGGCGGCGTCGTCGCCGTCCCCGAGGTCCTGTGGGCCTACGGAGCCCCCAAGACGATCGGCCGCGCCGAGTAACGACTGAGCGATTCGGTGTCCGCGCGGTCGATGTCCGTGGGGACGCCTAGGATCACGCCTGCCCGAATCACCGGCACGGTGCCAGCCGCCCGAGTGATCACGTCCGGGGGGCGGATCCGACGCGACACGGTCGTGAGGAAGCGCTTCCCTTGTCGTTTGGGAGGTACAGGTGAGGATCCACCACGGGGATGAGCTGTCGGTCTCGAGTGTCGGCCAGGGGCGGTGACCGCCGAGGCGGAGCCGGGAGCGCTCCTCGATCTGGTTCTCGCCCCGGGCAATGACCCCTGGACCGAGGAGATCGTGCGGGCCGTCGCGGAGGTCGCGCGGCGCGCGGGTGTCGAGGTCGGCGTCTCCACCGCGTCCGGTGCGATCGAGGATGTGGACCGGTGGACGAGGTCCATGCGCGCGCGAGGGACACGTGGCGTGATCCTCGTCAACTCCGCCTCAGCCCACACGATCCAGGACGGCGTCACGCGCGACGGCGGACTCGACGTGCCCCTCGTCGTCGTAGACCCCTCGGGTGGAACCGCGGCGATGTCGCGATGGTGGGTCCCACCAATTGGCTGGGGGCGGTGGCCGCTGTAGGGCACCTGGTGGATATCGGGCACCGCCGCATTGGTGTATCACGGGGCCGTTGTCTATGCGGCACAGCAGTGACCGGGTCGAGGGGTACCGCGCGGCGCTGGAAGCCGGCAGGACCGAGGTGGACGAGTCGCTGATCATCGAGGTCGATCGACTACTGGTCGAGGGCGATCTCGGGCAGGTGTGTGGGGGGAGGGCTGCCCGCGCGTTGCTCGATCGCGAGGATCCGCCGACCGCGATCTTCGCCTGCGACGACCACCTGGCGCTCGGGGCTTTGGAAGCCGTCCCAACCGACTACTCGAGCCCCCGGGCCGTCAGCGTTGTGGGATTCGACGATTTGCCCTACACCATGTTCAACCTGCCCCTGCTGACCACGATCGGGCAGCCAGTGCGGGAGATGGCGATGTACGCGACACGCATGGTCCTCAACCACGTTCCTGGCACACCGCTGCCGGCTGAGCGCGTGGAGTTCCCCACGGAGTTCGTACTGCGGGAGACCGCGCACGGCCCAATCCCCTCCACCGCGGACTGACGTGAAGGGCTCGGGACGCCGGTCACAGGCGTGGCGCCCCGAGCCATCCCCAGAGTCGCGGGGGCTACCGGACCCGAGACGGGGTGTGCAGCGGGCGGTCGTGGCCGAGGAGCTGGTGGGGGGTGGAGACTCGGCCTCTGACGTGGTGGTGGGTGTGTTCGCTGGAGGAGGCGAAGAGGAGGTCCACGGCGCCGGGTTCCAGGACCCACTCGCCGGCGCGGCCGACGAAGGCGAACCGGCGGGCGTCGATGTCGAACTCCACCCGGCGGGCCTCACCCGCCTCCAGGGCGACCCGGTGGAAGGCCATCAGGCGGGTGACGGACGGCGTCACCTCGGCGACCGGGTCGCGGAGATAGAGCTGGACGATCTCGCTGCCGGCGCGGGGCCCCGTGTTGCGGACGCGGACCGAAAGCCGGACCGGTGACTCGGCCGCGAACTCGACGGTTTCGTCCTCCCCCAAAGGACGGTCGTCCACCCG is part of the Spiractinospora alimapuensis genome and harbors:
- the serS gene encoding serine--tRNA ligase, with protein sequence MIDLKAARQDPERFRAALARRGAATDFDELLAADRVWREATERTEGLRAEQKRSSKGAPDEETIARLRTLKAEIAESEQSLAQADERRQELLGRIPNLPDPTAAEGSLEEDAEILRTWGEPPSFAFEPRDHLQLGSSAGWVDMQRGARLSGSRFAYRFGDVAQTEMALYRFVLDHVAAKGFMPVLAPVLVNERAMYSTGFLPTEESNLYQVERDDLYLTGTSEVALAGIHMDERLSGDELPLRYVAYSTNFRREAGAAGKDTRGMFRVHQFDKVEMYVYCLPEHSKDIHEELLANEEEIAQAIGVPYRVMNIAVGDLGAPAAKKYDIEAWFPTQRRYREITSCSNTTDYQARRLNTRFKRDEDGPTEFLHTLNGTGTTARTLLSLMENFQDEGGVVAVPEVLWAYGAPKTIGRAE
- a CDS encoding type 1 periplasmic-binding domain-containing protein, with the translated sequence MTAEAEPGALLDLVLAPGNDPWTEEIVRAVAEVARRAGVEVGVSTASGAIEDVDRWTRSMRARGTRGVILVNSASAHTIQDGVTRDGGLDVPLVVVDPSGGTAAMSRWWVPPIGWGRWPL
- a CDS encoding LacI family DNA-binding transcriptional regulator is translated as MEPRRCRDGGSHQLAGGGGRCRAPGGYRAPPHWCITGPLSMRHSSDRVEGYRAALEAGRTEVDESLIIEVDRLLVEGDLGQVCGGRAARALLDREDPPTAIFACDDHLALGALEAVPTDYSSPRAVSVVGFDDLPYTMFNLPLLTTIGQPVREMAMYATRMVLNHVPGTPLPAERVEFPTEFVLRETAHGPIPSTAD